The genomic window ACACAACTGAACCTCTTTCCCCATGCTCTTCTACCCCATTTTGTCCTCTTCTTGCTTGTCTAGACACTCCCATCCCCAGACTCTTCCTTAGAGATCAAGATTTAAGGCCCCAGGGTCCTGATTAGGACCATATTAGGAAGCATTAGACCCTTGCATTGCTCCATAGCCAtgactcagtttctttcttttgagtaCTTCCTGCTAGGACTTTGTGAGTTAGGAAAGATGAAGGATAAGCTGATTCTGAAATTTAACTACTAAGcccttttctcctccccagtCCCCAAGCCCACTCCCACCCTATCCATAGAAGATAGATTCTTCCTCTTATCTTTGTGGTTTACAAGGCCAGGCTGAGGGCTTGGAAAGGGAGGTGCTGGCATGGATTGGGGGTAGGGAACCTGGGTttggagaaaaacagacacagCAGAACTATTCTGTCCCAGAGCTGCAGGGTCCACAGATTCCAGACCAAACCAACCAATGGGGAAAGGCCCTCTAATCCCAGAGAACTAAAGAATTCTCTTCAGTTATCCAACTTCCCTGCTGGACCCCactcctgacccccacccccacccttacCCGTGGCCGACTCAGAGGAGACTGAAGGCCCCTAGGAGCACAGTCTCATACCCTGTGAAGTGAACTCACTTTGACTGATCTTCCAAGGAGAACTGAGGAATGTTCTAATATAGATGTCAATCAGGACCATGAACCCCAactttgacacaaagagagaaacGGACTTCGATGGTCCCCCTGTTCTTGATCCTTTTCTCTCAGAGTCTCTCTAGCCCTGGCTCTACCCCTACCCTAACACCCACCCACAGCTCTGCTCATCTCCCttggaagagggaggggaaaatcCAGCAGCTTTATCAGATGTGTAAAAGTGGGTCCAGCCCTCTGCAGCTCTGAAGGGGTTAAGAGGCTGGACCAGCCACTtcagcctgcccctcccagggatTAAGAGTCCTCTATAAAGGGGACTGTCCACCCAGATCAGGCCAGGGGGGTATCAGGGACCCAGGCATTGTGCCCATCCCCCCTGCCATGTGGGAACTAAGGTCAGCCTCCTTCTGGAGGGCCATATTTGCTGAGTTCTTTGCCACCCTcttctatgtcttttttggaCTGGGGGCCTCACTACGTTGGACCCCCGGACCCCTGCATGTCCTGCAGGTGGCTCTGGCCTTTGGCCTGGCCCTGGCTACGCTGGTGCAGGCTGTGGGCCACATCAGCGGAGCCCATGTCAATCCTGCAGTCACTTTCGCCTTCCTTGTGGGTTCCCAGATGTCTCTGCTCCGGGCCTTCTGCTATATGGCAGCCCAACTCCTGGGAGCCGTGGCTGGGGCCGCCGTGCTGTACAGTGTCACCCCGCCTGCCGTCCGAGGAAACCTAGCCCTTAATACGGTAATGGTCAGCTAAGTGGGGCTGGACGAACCTGGTACCCTGACTCCCTGCCTGGCGGAGGCCAATCAGTTCCTCAGGGGTCTGGGACGttgtggggatggggggtggggggggagtgtatgctcacatgcacacacatgtgtgtcaAGTGTAGTTTGGAGGAGTAAGGAAGGCATAAAGGCCTGGACTGACTCAAGAGACCCAAGTTCTGGTTTCAGCTTTCCTTCCAACTCCTTGCAGGTTCTTGAGGAGAATTATTTTACCTgacagggcctcagtttcctcatctgcctgAGTGGGTACAATTCTTTCTACCATGTAGGAGTATTATTGGGAGAAATAAGAAGCAAATACAATTACTATGAAGGGGGTTGTATCATCCTCCCTCTCCAGGGAAATGATGCCATACATTGGGACAACCCTAATGAGttgcctcctttcttcttcttctgcccagTTGCACCCTGGGGTGAGTGTGGGCCAGGCCACCACGGTGGAGATCTTCCTGACGCTCCAGTTTGTGCTCTGCATCTTTGCTACATACGACGAGAGGCGCAATGGCCGCCTGGGATCTGTAGCCCTGGCTgttggcttctccctcaccctgggACACCTCTTTGGGgtaagcaggagaggagagaagcttCTTGTTTAAGGACTCTATGGCCCTTAGACCTTTCCCaactttttaacgtttttttctGCCCAGCTCATGGTCAAACATGAACATAGTCCTCCTCACTCTGTTTTGGTCGGCACAGAGGAGTTGACCCTGTTCTAATCCTCTTTTTTGTAATCTCTATATCTGGTCCTTCTTGACCCCAAGGTGGAGTGTATGCTTCAAGGGTAGATGTGGGCTTTGTCTAGGAATCCATAGTACCTTTACTCCATTATGGAACGCCCACCCTCAGTTCATCCTTCCCTTCTTACTGCTGGCTGGGGCAAGGTGCCAGCCCTTGGGGTCATGTGGGTTGTGGGGAGAGAAGCTGGGGTGAAGTAGTGGAAAGTGTCTCAGTTATGACTGTGTCTTTTGCAGATCTATTATACTGGTGCAGGCATGAACCCTGCCCGCTCCTTTGCTCCTGCCATTCTCACCAGAAACTTCACCAACCACTGGGTGAGTGAGGGGAGAGGGCCAAGATCCCAAAGCCCTCCTTTATGGGTGTGGGCTGCAGGCTCCATGTTTGGTTCCCGCTTTCCATCTGGATATGTTAACTGCTTTACTAGCACTCAGCTAAAGGGGCTGTCGCAGAATCTGGCATGCCTCTGTGAGCACAATTCATTAATTTGCTAGAAAGAGAAGCTCTTGCTCATGTTGTTCCTTCACTGGTTCGTTGGTCAGGGATTTCTTACTAAGTATCCACAGGATTCTAAAACTAGCTCTATGAGGATAGACAACTGAACAGGCAGTCAAAACCTGCTCCTCTCAGGGCTCAGGATATGTATGCGTACAGATGGGCCTGCACCTCAGCCCAGTTCTAGCACATTACTGGCCCGGTGTGTGACCATGGTAAATGACGCTGTCATTCTTTGTCCCAGTTTCCTTACCATAAAACGGGGGTGAGGAGAAGTAAGTGTGAACATTGTATGTGTGAAATATTTAGCACAGAACCTGGTCTGGACTAAGACCTCAATAAAAATGGGCTATGTCTATGTTATTTAGTCATATGCCAGCCAAGcatacagaaataattaaaaatttttttcaaagctgtATCCCCATTTTCacggcagcattattcacagaagccaaaaggtagaagcaacccacgTGTCCCTCACaagtgagtggataaacaaaaggtAGTCTCCACATGCACcggaatagtattcagccttaCAAAGAAGGAAGTCCTGTCAAAGGCTCAACAtgggatggaccttgaggacattatgctataTGAAATACACCGTCACCAAATGGCAAATACTGTATAACTCCACTTATGTGAAGTGTCTAGAGTAGTCGAATTCACTGAAACAAAGTACAAGGGTACTTGATGGGGGTTCAGGAGAAAGGGCAATGGGGAGctgttgtttaatgggtacagagatTCAGATTGACCAGAAGAAGGAGTTCTGGAGGTTTGTTGTGCATCAATATGATATACTTAACATACATCTGTACTGTACACTTAGCATAGGTtaaggtggtaaattttatgtcatgtgttttaccacaatcaaaccctttttccccccaaagcaatctataaacTAGTGAAAACTGGtaacaaaaaatagaatatatatggGGGATAAAGGACTAATTTGGTGAGTCAGAAAAGAAATGGTAAGTTTTAAGGTACAAGCAGTAGAgcaatttagaatttaaaaacaaacactggtTGTATTTGCCAAGTAcagatgtttgttttcttctcccttttcctacAGGTATACTGGGTGGGCCCAATCATTGGAGGGGGACTAGGCAGTCTCCTCTACgactttctcctctttccccggCTCAAGAGTGTTTCTGAGAGACTGTCTATTCTCAAGGGCGCCAGGCCCAGTGACTCCAATGGACAACCAGAGGGCACTGGGGAACCTGTTGAACTGAAGACCCAGGCCCTGTGAAAACTCCAGTTGGCTAGAGGGATTAGGAAGCTTCTGGGTTTACTCAGAGGGGCTAAGCCAACCCCTGGACGACTGGGGGAGGGACatatacttctttattttttaatttatgtgtgttttttttccccccttttgctGTGTGAAATCTTTCAAGTTGCATTCATGAGCTGGTTTGTGCaaacttcccttcctccccatcccacctCTCTTCGCCGCTGTGTGTATGATTGTGCGTATGAATGGTATGAATGTGAGTGAATGTGGCTGTGTCTGAGTTTTGGGGCACAGCAGGagaggtagggaagggaaaaaaggtATCACCCTATACCTTACTCTCCCAACCCACTGTGGTGAGCACAGAGAACCAAGACCTTTCAGCTTCTGGCCTTCACCCTGCTGCCAGTCAAGTTTATTATGGCCCTAGGTTTATGCgggagcagggaagcaggggaTACTCTCACAGGAGGCAGATGGAGACATGGCATTGcaagggttgggagaaggggttgagggcagggagaaagaaaatggaggcaTGAGCCCCATACCAGGTTGCAATTGTACAAAAAAAATTGGGAGAAGTTAATGGAAGAGTGTAGCCAACTTGGGGATGCTTGCCCCAGGGACTTGGGTGGGGAAGTAGCTCTGAGAAAAGTGGCAGGTGGGATTTGAACTGTTGGGTAAAGCCACATAAACTTGTCTACATCCACCAGCTGGGTTTTGTGTTCATTCTGGTATGACGGATCTCTTTCGCAGGCCCTGGGCCAGTGAGCTCCCAATCTAAACAAGGGGTAGGGTGAGCCTAGaacctagaaaatttaaatagtttAGCAGTTCTACCAGACTTACCCAGAGGTGCCTCCAGGCAACTGGTACTTAAGCCAAAGGAGAGCTCCCTAAGGTCAAAACAGGAAATCTGGTGCCCAGAGCAAATGCATAGGTAGGGGTGGGGGGCCGTAGGAGGGAGAGGCTTTGATCCTGAGTTTTAATTTCGTTAGACCGGATCAGAAACACTCTTCAAATGGTGTCTTTCTGCTTTTACCCCTAGTTTTAtagtcttctttattttccttttttgtgtgcgTCTTCTCACTTTTCTCTCGTGTGTCCTTTCAGCAAATCTCTTAAACCTCTCTTCATATCCCCAAAATTGACTCCTTCTATTCAAATGCTTAATGATTCAGATTATTATTCGTCTGAACCCTATCTTCTTTTGTCATCAGCAAAATACACTCATCTCAGCAGAGTCCAGAGGAGATCCTCAACTtaccaatgaatatttattgttgTTCTCTTCCTTTTAGGAGCCCGCTCGCTTCGCAAGCTTTAAAACTATATCTCTAGCTTGGAAGACCACTCTAGCCTGTAGCTCAACTCTCCACTTCCTCCCAAATAAAGCCTAATTTTTCTAACTAACCAGTGAGACTTTGGAATAATCCACTTGACTAGGCGGGGGGTGAATGTTTGCAAATTTACCTCTAATCGGGCTTTGATCCCTATTATCTTAGCAGAAAATTTATAGCGCTGTGGTTCTTAGCTCACCATAGGGGATCAGCTCAGATCAAACAGCACCTGTACTCgcttcccttttccttacttcatcaccaccaccaccatccctccccaccccgcggCTCGGTTGGCATTACATGGACCAGCCCGGCTCGCCCGCCCAACTCCCCGCGCAGGCGGGGACTGGTCCCGCCGGGTCGGGTGGCGGGAAAGGCTGCGGCCGGGCCCCTGAGGGCCGCTGGCTCCGCAGGGATCCTGAGGACCGGCCGGGAACGGGTGAGTGTGGGGGAGAGAGGGCTCTACCGGACAACGTCCTTTCCGAACCGTGGGGGCACCCTCGAGAAGTGCTGCGTCTGGTTTCCCGCCACCGGCTTTcaaggcagggggcggggcttgCGCGATAGGCGCGCACGCGCAATTCCACCCCGAGTTCAGTAGGTGCCGCGGTGTTCGCCCCGCGCTCGGCTGTACAGCCGGTCCTCGTGCAGTGGTGCGACTGTGATGGGTTGGATGGAGTGGAACCCCTCAGGTAGAACAGAAGGTTCCCGGGCATTTCCATTTTGGAACTTTCCATCCTCTTCAGACCCGAAGAAACAGATGCAGCCCGCCAAGCAGGAGTCGGAAATCGGAATTCGCTTGACTTAAATCTTGGGTGTTTATAGAATGGATTTCTCGTTTCTTTAGCTCCTTTCTCTCGGGTGGGAGGCATTAGGAGGATACAGCTCTTGCTTGGGTTTGTGAGCTGGACTGTCAGCTACTAATGAAGCTCCTTCCCCCGAGTCTTGGTTCTTTACTCTGCCCTTCGTGCTGCCACTGGTTGCCTTTTTACAAAGTCAATCTGGTCATTTcagattaaatttaaaactcCCCTCTGGTCCCCCACAGTCAGGTTTAAATCCTTTGGTGGCGTCCGTGGCCCTTCACAGTCTGATCCTCTCAGACTAATTTTCTGAAGCTCCCACATTTTTCCTGTGTCATGCACTCGAATCCCAGCTACATGGAAGAGGTGTATCTGCCTTGTGGTCCTTGATGCCTTACGCTCCTGCTGTTCCCTCCACTTGAACTACTTCTCTGCCAAATGAAGTTCTCTTTCAGGACTGAGCTCATTTGTCCCTCTGAAAACCTCTATTTCTGGCCCCCCCACTGCCCTGGCCAAAGTAGTCACTTCTATCTTTGTGTTCTGGAAGTATTGTACCTCCTTCTGTTAGTGTCACTGATACAGCGTAGTAAAAAGTTCTAAGCTGTGCACTGTGCTCAGCGACAGGTAGACAGAGATGAATAGGATAgagttcctgaccttaaggaacTCACAGTCTAGATGGAAAAACACATGTAAATGAGTCCTCTGTAGTTACTGGGTGACAAGTCAGCACTGGCTTCCTAACTTCTCTCACTTTGGACCCTCTTGAGTAAGCTTATTTATTGCCACAGTTTCACACACCTTGTATTCTGATGCCTCCAAATCTCCAGTTCCAACACTTCC from Mustela lutreola isolate mMusLut2 chromosome 8, mMusLut2.pri, whole genome shotgun sequence includes these protein-coding regions:
- the MIP gene encoding lens fiber major intrinsic protein, yielding MWELRSASFWRAIFAEFFATLFYVFFGLGASLRWTPGPLHVLQVALAFGLALATLVQAVGHISGAHVNPAVTFAFLVGSQMSLLRAFCYMAAQLLGAVAGAAVLYSVTPPAVRGNLALNTLHPGVSVGQATTVEIFLTLQFVLCIFATYDERRNGRLGSVALAVGFSLTLGHLFGIYYTGAGMNPARSFAPAILTRNFTNHWVYWVGPIIGGGLGSLLYDFLLFPRLKSVSERLSILKGARPSDSNGQPEGTGEPVELKTQAL